One genomic segment of Plasmodium cynomolgi strain B DNA, chromosome 14, whole genome shotgun sequence includes these proteins:
- a CDS encoding hypothetical protein (putative), whose product MELYGELYDCDELLDEYNADYGDGKRPWGEALIGEDPTAQCVENEAHVKNIEIDIKSNQKNVSTQYLFLYINTFKQKNIRSDKTLYVVNFYDIHMKNDDKNVLETEKDIVEYCLENVSRAKRRDRGGHDGGGDGDGSGDGDGSGDGDGSGDGDTGADSMPAGQRSKYYLFKIYETILKYFPFSFKLWYHYLKDRIEMLTGIYYDEKEEYEDVNRVFEQCLLYMYHFKAMYILYIQFLFLQRKVQNIRLIFNLALQNITLNQHEDLWEYQLKYIEKIKSKLINYEYIKRYVTIYPENIVHLFNHYVKYKMCKHALNTFFYMISCDEVENIQMGDKTIYDLYRDMFQLISSRKCLGNDVLVTLRKNFDSLKRYENVTSIYTLLANSFVYEGRWNKAMDAYEEGILECYTVNDFAVLFEGYIETMKILIELKMRGGEGNEVRSGREEDSDEERGGREEDTDEERTGSEEDTDEERSGPPPSGDDSVVDLYMDKINYLLDKRKAFIADIKLKNNQKNVYVWIGKIDAMETAEEKVDLYNRCLKHFEDGDYTGRLSDVYISYAYFHYNRNEYDKAVNVFNRAIRDHNLKTLNEISSVYCSWIEVELLEGNFKQALRIARLAIDLSNGGRSSSIGGSSSIEGIGGSGRMMLMMKNGTGTNTHEESDAPFGRNTPMIRDDHFGTLNQNFNLLNNVKLACLILDLEINYGTIETSINLFDILYHKKIITVKMVLSFANYLYEQKYFYECFKTYEKAISIFHYPYLYPVYVHYISKYVERYKDKNISYVRELYRQAIYGMDGKTFIPKEFAKTVFLMYASFEENYGFLKRSLSIYKEAVPFLPEPDKVKFYKIFISKVSKSYGVHKAREAFEEAIQTLKDDDAREICLLYIDMEYKLNEYERVRALYIYTAQFTNPSVHMSFYQDWREFEALHGNEHTFRDMIRIKRSVLSLFSNSRSGNKPLGMLENDDMNGLESAKRKLQEMIDNEESAQKRVKAD is encoded by the exons atggaattatACGGAGAGCTCTACGACTGTGACGAATTACTGGATGAGTACAACGCGGACTACGGGGATGGAAAACGTCCGTGGGGGGAAGCCCTCATAGGTGAAGATCCCACCGCGCAGTGTGTAGAAAACGAAGCACACGTGAAAAACATAGAGATAGACATAAAGAGCAACCAGAAAAACGTATCAACTCAGTACCTATTCCTTTACATCAATACGTTTAAGCAGAAAAACATCAGAAGTGACAAGACTCTCTACGTGGTGAATTTCTACGACATCCACATGAAGAATGACGATAAGAATGTGCTAGAGACGGAGAAGGACATCGTGGAGTATTGCTTGGAAAACGTTTCCAgggcaaaaaggagggacAGGGGAGGCCACGATGGTGGCGGCGATGGTGATGGCAGTGGCGATGGTGATGGCAGTGGCGATGGCGATGGCAGTGGCGATGGCGATACCGGTGCGGACTCCATGCCGGCCGGCCAGCGCTCCAAGTACTACCTGTTTAAGATCTACGAAACGATTCTGAAGTACTTCCCATTCAGCTTCAAGCTATGGTATCACTACCTAAAGGATCGCATAGAAATGTTGACCGGAATTTATTATGACGAGAAGGAGGAGTATGAAGACGTAAATCGAGTGTTTGAGCAGTGTCTACTGTACATGTACCATTTCAAGGCaatgtacattttgtatatacaATTTCTGTTCCTCCAAAGGAAGGTACAAAATATAAGACTCATCTTTAACCTAGCCCTACAGAACATCACCCTGAATCAACATGAAGACTTATGGGAGTATCAGCTAAAATAtattgagaaaataaaaagcaagCTAATCAACTATGAGTATATTAAACGGTATGTGACGATTTATCCGGAGAATAtcgttcacctttttaatcACTATGTGAAGTATAAAATGTGCAAGCATGCGTTGAatacgtttttttatatgatcaGTTGTGATGAGGTTGAGAATATCCAAATGGGAGATAAAACCATATATGACTTATACAGAGATATGTTTCAACTAATAAGTTCACGTAAATGTTTGGGGAATGACGTGTTGGTAACACTGAGGAAAAACTTCGACAGTCTTAAGAGGTATGAAAATGTCACGTCTATTTATACGTTGCTAGCGAATAGCTTCGTTTATGAAGGTCGTTGGAACAAGGCCATGGATGCTTATGAGGAGGGCATCTTAGAGTGCTACACGGTGAACGATTTTGCGGTTCTCTTTGAGGGCTACATCGAGACGATGAAGATTCTTATCGAGTTGAAgatgcgggggggggaaggaaacgAGGTGAGAAGTGGTAGAGAGGAGGACAGTGACGAGGAGAGAGGTGGTAGAGAGGAGGACACTGACGAGGAGAGAACTGGTAGCGAGGAGGACACTGACGAGGAGAGAAGTGGGCCCCCCCCCTCCGGAGACGACTCCGTGGTGGACCTCTATATGGATAAAATAAACTACCTACTGGACAAGCGCAAGGCATTCATAGCGGATATCAAGCTGAAGAACAACCAGAAGAACGTCTACGTTTGGATAGGCAAAATAGACGCGATGGAAACGGCGGAGGAGAAGGTGGACCTCTACAACAGATGTTTAAAGCATTTCGAAGACGGGGACTACACCGGTCGACTCAGTGATGTGTATATTAGTTACGCGTATTTTCACTACAACCGTAACGAGTACGACAAAGCAGTGAACGTGTTCAATAGAGCTATCCGCGACCATAATTTAAAAACGCTGAATGAAATTTCAAGTGTGTACTGCTCCTGGATAGAGGTAGAGTTACTTGAGGGCAATTTTAAGCAGGCCTTGCGTATAGCTAGGTTAGCCATCGATCTTAGTAACGGCggaaggagcagcagcatcGGCGGAAGCAGCAGCATCGAAGGCATCGGCGGAAGCGGCAGGATGATGCTTATGATGAAGAACGGCACAGGGACAAACACACACGAAGAAAGTGACGCTCCCTTTGGAAGAAACACACCAATGATACGAGATGACCATTTTGGAACACTCAATCAAAATTTCAATCTTTTAAATAACGTAAAGTTAGCTTGCCTCATCCTTGATCTGGAAATAAATTATGGCACCATCGAAACGTCAATAAATCTCTTTGATATCCTGtaccataaaaaaatcatcacaGTTAAGATGGTCCTCTCCTTTGCCAACTACCTctatgaacaaaaatatttttatgaatgctTCAAAACATATGAGAAGGCTATTTCAATTTTCCATTATCCTTACCTGTACCCAGTGTACGTACACTACATAAGTAAATACGTGGAGCGTtacaaagataaaaatatttcatatgtACGTGAGCTGTACAGACAAGCCATTTACGGAATGGATGGAAAAACTTTTATTCCGAAGGAGTTTGCCAAAACTGTGTTCCTTATGTATGCCTCTTTTGAGGAGAACTATGGCTTTTTGAAGAGGTCCCTTTCCATTTACAAGGAGGCCGTTCCCTTCCTGCCCGAGCCGGACAAAGTCAAGTTTTACAAGATCTTCATTTCGAAG GTCTCCAAGTCGTACGGAGTGCACAAGGCAAGGGAGGCCTTCGAAGAGGCCATTCAGACTCTCAAGGACGACGAC gcgCGTGAAATTTGCCTCTTATACATCGACATGGAGTACAAGCTGAACGAATACGAGCGCGTCCGGGCGCTCTACATCTACACGGCGCAGTTCACCAACCCCTCTGTGCACATGTCCTTTTATCAG GACTGGCGAGAATTCGAAGCGCTGCACGGGAACGAGCACACCTTTAGGGATATGATAAGAATCAAGAGGAGCGTCCTCAGCCTGTTCTC AAACTCGCGCAGCGGCAACAAGCCATTAGGCATGCTAGAGAACGATGATATGAACGGTTTGGAGAGTGCCAAAAGAAAACTGCAAGAAATGATTGACAATGAGGAGAGCGCTCAGAAAAGGGTGAAGGCAGATTGA